The following are from one region of the Arachis duranensis cultivar V14167 chromosome 10, aradu.V14167.gnm2.J7QH, whole genome shotgun sequence genome:
- the LOC107471560 gene encoding uncharacterized protein LOC107471560 produces the protein MVQQASLDFNSKIFGNIFVRKNKLEYQIDQIQWRLEVTDMLSLRIKEAELREDYNRLLLQEELFWYQKSREQWVKYGDRNTKFFHLQTLVHRNHNRVHGLYVRDGSWSTDPDSLQEEALSFYKNLFGTTEEVEVDCLGDVPMPTLSTEACARLIDCLFCGSQVSSIQVDWRFLESTLIAFGFPIITVNLIMTCVRASSLSIMWNGNRLDSFAPRRGLRQGNPMSFYLFVLCMEGLACYISHKVVKGVWKLVSVTRGGPKFSHLMFADDLLLFCQATKSQVQMVMHSLNIFCKASGMKVNLEKSKAFCSKNVTARRRDIFTSVSSIRFALDLGRYLGVNLNHSLYLINSVAASIPTYHMQVSFFPNWVCDKLSSMMRQFLWKGQVDGTCLSLVNWRTVITPKKFGGLGVRDPACVNISLLGKLVWQFFYCQDKPWVALLRAKYLRNEGVLDGHVPCNASHVWKSISKAFSALKDSFSWCVGSLDQSFWFDNWSIEGPIAQDVPFVHISDSDLTIRDVWKDGQWNLHDIFSIIPEDVKQRLNAYNSDLNAGESSAEFRLGRGLALSSTCHRCQNGSESILHCLRECPSAKEVWTLLGLYSDNSNLHDWLYRGARSGDAFLFFSTIWWIWRSRNHDLFNIDDSWSASKVVSLIRSSVREFHTIFAMHQSLSPLSLCLHWVPPPVHSVKLNCDASWFAPSGYAGFGCIIRNPDGCWLKGCTEKVEVCSVLFAELYAIWRGLLLAWESGFREVICETDCLEALFLVNQRMLSKDIPEWDLAKHIQEVMNWNWRVSILLIQRTANSVADCMAKAAASVADIHLNWSQPWSELQHLIDLDMTLAN, from the exons ATGGTTCAACAGGCTTCTTTGGACTTCAACTCaaagatttttggaaatatTTTTGTGCGAAAAAATAAGCTGGAATATCAGATTGATCAGATTCAATGGCGTTTGGAGGTTACCGATATGTTGTCTCTGAGAATTAAAGAAGCTGAACTGAGGGAAGATTACAATAGGCTTTTATTGCAAGAGGAACTTTTTTGGTACCAAAAATCTAGAGAGCAGTGGGTCAAGTATGGGGATAGAAACACTAAATTCTTTCATCTTCAGACTTTGGTGCATAGAAACCATAATAGAGTACATGGATTATATGTTAGAGATGGGTCTTGGTCTACTGATCCAGATAGTCTCCAGGAAGAAGCCCTCTCTTTTTACAAGAATCTCTTTGGTACAACGGAAGAGGTTGAGGTTGATTGTTTAGGGGATGTTCCGATGCCCACTCTAAGCACTGAGGCTTGTGCTAGGTTAATTGACTGTCTCTTTTGTGGAAGTCAAGTCAGCAGTATTCA GGTGGATTGGAGATTTTTGGAGAGTACTCTCATTGCTTTTGGTTTTCCTATCATCACTGTTAATTTGATTATGACTTGTGTCCGTGCATCCTCTCTTTCTATTATGTGGAATGGGAATAGATTGGATAGTTTTGCTCCTAGAAGGGGACTTAGACAGGGCAATCCAATGTCTTTTTACTTATTTGTGCTTTGTATGGAAGGACTTGCTTGCTATATATCTCATAAGGTGGTCAAGGGTGTTTGGAAACTAGTTTCTGTCACTAGGGGTGGCCCAAAATTTTCTCATTTGATGTTTGCAGATGATCTCTTACTCTTCTGCCAGGCTACAAAAAGTCAGGTCCAAATGGTCATGCATTCTCTTAATATTTTTTGCAAGGCATCTGGCATGAAAGTGAATCTTGAAAAGTCTAAAgctttttgttctaaaaatgTGACTGCTCGTAGAAGAGATATTTTTACTAGTGTTTCTTCAATACGTTTTGCTTTGGACTTAGGAAGATATCTTGGAGTTAACCTTAATCATTCCCTTTACCTGATCAATTCTGTTGCAGCATCCATTCCTACCTATCATATGCAGGTCTCTTTTTTTCCAAATTGGGTTTGCGATAAATTATCTTCTATGATGAGACAGTTCCTTTGGAAGGGTCAAGTTGATGGTACATgtctttctcttgttaattggaGGACCGTTATCACTCCAAAGAAATTTGGTGGCCTGGGTGTTAGAGATCCTGCGTGTGTTAATATATCTTTACTTGGTAAATTGGTGTggcaatttttttattgtcagGACAAGCCTTGGGTTGCTCTATTGAGGGCAAAGTATCTGAGGAACGAGGGAGTTTTAGATGGCCATGTCCCTTGCAATGCTTCTCATGTTTGGAAGAGTATCTCAAAAGCTTTTAGTGCTCTTAAGGATTCCTTCTCTTGGTGCGTTGGGTCACTTGATCAATCTTTTTGGTTTGACAATTGGAGTATTGAGGGTCCAATTGCTCAAGATGTTCCTTTTGTACATATATCTGACTCTGATTTAACTATTAGAGACGTTTGGAAAGATGGTCAATGGAATCTCCATGATATTTTCTCTATCATTCCAGAAGATGTCAAACAGCGTTTGAATGCTTATAATTCGGATTTGAATGCTGGAGAGAGTTCGG CAGAGTTTCGTTTGGGTCGTGGTTTAGCTTTATCTAGCACCTGTCATCGGTGTCAGAATGGTTCTGAATCCATTCTTCATTGTCTTCGGGAGTGCCCTAGTGCCAAGGAGGTCTGGACCCTTTTAGGCTTGTATTCAGATAACTCGAATTTACATGATTGGCTCTACAGAGGTGCAAGGAGTGGagatgcttttcttttcttttcgacTATCTGGTGGATTTGGAGAAGCAGAAATCATGACTTATTTAATATAGATGATTCATGGAGTGCTAGTAAAGTGGTGAGTTTGATTCGTAGTTCAGTAAGGGAGTTTCACACTATTTTTGCTATGCATCAATCTCTGTCTCCTCTTTCACTTTGTTTGCATTGGGTTCCACCTCCAGTTCATTCtgttaaattgaattgtgatgctagttggTTTGCTCCTTCTGGCTATGCTGGTTTTGGTTGTATTATTCGCAATCCTGATGGATGTTGGTTGAAAGGTTGCACTGAAAAAGTCGAAGTGTGCAGTGTTCTTTTTGCTGAATTGTATGCAATTTGGAGAGGTTTACttcttgcttgggagagtggatTTCGTGAGGTTATTTGTGAAACAGACTGTTTAGAAGCTCTTTTCTTGGTAAACCAAAGAATGCTTAGTAAGGATATTCCGGAATGGGATTTGGCAAAGCATATTCAGGAGGTTATGAATTGGAATTGGAGAGTCTCTATTCTTTTAATTCAGAGGACTGCAAATAGTGTTGCAGATTGTATGGCTAAAGCAGCTGCTTCTGTCGCGGACATTCACTTGAATTGGAGCCAACCATGGAGTGAGCTTCAACATCTAATAGATTTAGATATGACCCTagccaattaa
- the LOC107471557 gene encoding putative disease resistance RPP13-like protein 1 isoform X2 gives MAAEAVLSSVLSVVFDRMSSPEVVNWIKGKKLTQNLIERLKTNLYAVQAFLIDAEQKQIKERPVKNWLDSLKDAMYVADDLLDEVFTKAATQKEPGTFLSRFLNLQDRNVANRMEEVIDRIESLVIQKDTLGLREIPKENMSWRITTSLVETSDVCGREEDKEAIVKLLLDDDSVDATGGHSDVSVIPIVGMGGIGKTTLAQFVYQDDKVKENFDFQAWICVSEEFDVFKVTKTIIEAITSSFCSLTDLNLLQHDLKEKLSRKKFFVVLDDVWSESCEDWDKLLKPFQKGVKGSKILITTRSKRVASVVQTVSPYELSLLSEENCWLVFSKHARLSTVSMENPTLRKVGRDLVKKCDGLPLAAQALGGLLRGNSDIKYWNHLLKSEIWELSDDKIKVVPALRISYYYLPSYLKECFVYCSLYPKDYEFSKDELILLWMAENFLQPAGKKTPEEVGDEYFDELTARSFFQPHKIRENKFVMHDLVHDLAMIFAGEFYFRAEELENAVEVDIKTRRLSHNAKGNYPISKLLEVCDRVKHTRTFLEINLNFLIPFKMENAPCILLSKLKYLRALSFNGFPLESLPDSIGELIHLRYLDLCYTRIMTLPDTLCNLYNLQTLKLVGCWKLTALPVITKDLTNLRYLDITQTRLHEMPEGMSKLTSLQVLSRYVVGKREGNKINELGALANLHQTIFIDELENVVNSSEALEARMFDKDGIESLILKWSPDEYENTVDSQIERDILEKLRPHSNLKRLEIYCYRGTTFPDWLGHCSYHNITQITLGSNFWGHFRNCCMLPSLGQLPSLKHLEISMFERLAIVGAEFYRNDESCLETPFPMLETLTFESMPCWEEWRSLEFNAFPRLRELIIMDCPMLRGDLPNQLPSLQSLQIGNCKQLSCCVPRAPAITSLRVEGNNEVRIGELPPLLDKLSINGKHQAESVMEAIAHTQLTCLTSLSISDCSSHVLFPVSSIPASLQKLRILDCKKLEFEMEGQHHSLHKLMIQNSCDSVTSFSLDSFPNLVRVKISKCKKMEYLVVSRSLSCLRSLEIENCGSLKSLQTLWMASPQLEDLILLGCPEIDLSATGDPQRSLRDLTISCYEKQLSCVASQFHGLTYLCIKGENESVKCLPKEGWLPATLESLRLEFITSVKMLECKGLAHLTSLQELTMNHCYNLENIDGEKLPASLLRLIINGGRLGKRCEMKDPQVWPKISHIPAIQVDGRWIW, from the coding sequence ATGGCTGCAGAAGCTGTTTTATCTTCCGTTCTTAGTGTTGTTTTCGACAGGATGTCCTCCCCTGAAGTTGTTAACTGGATCAAAGGGAAGAAGCTTACTCAGAACCTGATTGAAAGGTTGAAGACTAATCTCTATGCTGTTCAAGCCTTTCTCATCGATGCTGAGCAGAAGCAGATCAAGGAGAGACCTGTCAAGAACTGGCTTGATAGTCTCAAAGATGCCATGTATGTTGCTGATGACTTGCTCGATGAAGTCTTCACCAAAGCTGCCACTCAGAAGGAACCAGGTACCTTCCTCTCTCGTTTTCTCAATTTGCAAGATAGGAATGTAGCAAACAGGATGGAGGAAGTCATTGATAGGATAGAGTCTCTTGTGATTCAAAAAGACACTCTTGGTCTCAGAGAGATTCCTAAGGAGAACATGTCATGGAGGATCACTACATCTCTAGTTGAAACATCTGATGTATGTGGCAGGGAAGAAGACAAGGAGGCCATAGTAAAACTGTTGTTGGATGATGATAGTGTTGATGCTACTGGTGGTCATAGTGATGTATCTGTGATTCCCATTGTTGGCATGGGTGGAATAGGAAAGACTACTTTGGCTCAATTTGTTTACCAGGATGACAAAGTGAAGGAGAATTTTGACTTTCAAGCTTGGATTTGTGTGTCAGAAGAGTTTGATGTTTTCAAGGTCACCAAGACTATAATCGAGGCAATAACTTCAAGTTTTTGCAGCTTGACGGATTTGAATTTGCTTCAGCATGATTTAAAAGAAAAGTTGTCAAGGAAAAAGTTCTTTGTTGTCTTGGACGATGTATGGAGTGAAAGTTGCGAAGATTGGGATAAGCTtctaaaaccttttcaaaaaggGGTTAAGGGAAGTAAAATTCTCATAACAACCAGAAGTAAAAGAGTGGCTTCTGTGGTGCAAACTGTTTCACCTTATGAACTGAGCTTATTGTCTGAGGAAAATTGTTGGTTAGTGTTTTCAAAACATGCACGTCTCTCAACTGTTTCTATGGAGAATCCGACCTTGAGAAAAGTCGGCAGAGATCTCGTAAAGAAGTGTGATGGATTGCCCTTGGCAGCTCAAGCCCTTGGAGGTTTATTGCGTGGAAATTCTGATATCAAGTATTGGAATCATTTATTGAAGAGTGAGATCTGGGAACTCTCCGATGATAAGATAAAGGTTGTTCCTGCGTTAAGAATCAGTTATTACTATCTTCCTTCATATTTAAAGGAGTGCTTTGTTTATTGTTCTTTGTATCCCAAAGACTATGAGTTTAGCAAAGATGAATTGATATTGCTATGGATGGCAGAGAATTTTTTGCAACCAGCAGGAAAAAAGACTCCAGAAGAAGTTGGTGATGAATATTTTGATGAACTGACTGCGAGATCATTTTTCCAACCTCATAAGATTCGTGAAAACAAGTTTGTGATGCATGATCTGGTGCATGACTTGGCAATGATATTTGCTGGAGAATTCTATTTCAGAGCTGAAGAGCTTGAGAACGCAGTTGAGGTTGATATTAAAACTCGCCGTTTGTCACATAATGCCAAAGGCAATTATCCAATCTCAAAACTTTTGGAAGTTTGTGACCGAGTAAAACATACAAGGACATTTCTTGAAATCAATTTGAATTTCCTGATTCCATTTAAGATGGAAAATGCACCTTGTATCTTGTTGTCAAAGTTGAAGTACCTGAGGGCTTTATCATTCAATGGCTTTCCTCTTGAGTCATTGCCTGATTCAATAGGCGAGTTGATTCATTTGCGTTACTTGGATTTGTGTTACACCCGCATCATGACATTGCCCGATACACTTTGCAACTTGTACAATTTACAAACATTGAAGCTGGTTGGATGTTGGAAACTAACAGCCCTTCCTGTTATCACGAAAGATCTTACAAACTTGCGTTACCTTGATATTACCCAGACTCGTTTGCATGAGATGCCGGAAGGCATGAGCAAATTGACAAGTTTGCAGGTTTTAAGCCGCTATGTTGTTGGGAAGCGTGAAGGGAACAAGATTAATGAATTGGGAGCACTTGCAAATCTACACCAAACAATTTTCATTGACGAATTGGAGAATGTGGTCAATAGCAGCGAAGCTTTGGAGGCAAGAATGTTTGATAAGGATGGCATTGAATCTTTGATCTTGAAGTGGTCGCCAGATGAATATGAGAATACAGTTGATTCCCAAATTGAAAGAGATATACTTGAAAAGTTACGACCTCATAGTAATTTGAAACGACTAGAAATTTATTGTTACAGGGGTACAACATTTCCAGATTGGTTGGGACATTGTTCTTATCACAACATCACCCAAATAACACTGGGCAGTAATTTTTGGGGTCATTTCAGGAATTGTTGTATGCTTCCTTCACTTGGACAGTTGCCCTCTTTGAAGCACCTGGAAATTTCAATGTttgaaaggcttgctattgtgGGGGCTGAGTTTTACCGCAATGATGAATCTTGTCTGGAGACTCCATTTCCAATGCTTGAAACTCTTACATTTGAGTCAATGCCTTGCTGGGAGGAATGGCGTTCATTGGAGTTCAATGCATTTCCTCGACTTAGGGAGCTTATCATAATGGATTGTCCCATGTTGAGAGGAGATTTGCCAAATCAACTACCATCTTTGCAATCACTTCAAATTGGGAATTGCAAGCAGCTCAGTTGTTGTGTTCCAAGAGCTCCTGCGATTACCTCTTTACGCGTAGAAGGAAACAATGAAGTGAGAATTGGGGAGCTACCTCCTTTGCTGGATAAGCTTTCAATTAATGGAAAGCATCAAGCGGAGTCGGTGATGGAGGCCATTGCGCACACCCAACTCACTTGCCTCACATCTTTATCCATCTCAGATTGTTCATCCCACGTATTGTTTCCAGTTAGTAGTATCCCCGCATCACTACAAAAGCTGAGGATATTGGATTGCAAAAAATTAGAATTCGAAATGGAAGGCCAACACCACTCATTGCATAAACTAATGATACAAAACAGCTGTGATTCGGTTACATCCTTCTCGCTGGATTCCTTTCCAAATCTTGTGCGTGTTAAAATCAGCAAGTGTAAAAAGATGGAGTATCTCGTGGTGTCACGCTCTCTTTCATGTCTCCGTTCTTTAGAAATAGAGAATTGTGGGAGTTTGAAATCCCTGCAGACGCTATGGATGGCATCACCTCAGCTAGAAGATCTCATATTACTTGGTTGCCCAGAGATTGATTTGTCGGCTACAGGGGATCCACAGCGTAGCTTGAGAGATCTTACCATCAGCTGCTACGAGAAACAACTCAGCTGTGTAGCATCGCAATTTCATGGGCTTACTTATCTTTGTATTAAAGGTGAAAATGAGAGTGTGAAGTGTCTCCCAAAGGAAGGTTGGTTGCCTGCCACCCTTGAGTCTCTCAGACTGGAATTCATCACAAGTGTGAAGATGTTGGAATGCAAGGGACTTGCCCACCTCACCTCCCTCCAAGAATTAACTATGAATCATTGTTACAATTTGGAGAACATTGACGGAGAAAAGCTGCCTGCCTCTCTGTTACGACTCATCATCAATGGAGGCCGTTTGGGTAAACGGTGTGAGATGAAGGACCCGCAGGTTTGGCCCAAAATTTCCCACATCCCCGCCATTCAAGTTGATGGAAGATGGATTTGGTAA
- the LOC107471557 gene encoding putative disease resistance RPP13-like protein 1 isoform X1: protein MAAEAVLSSVLSVVFDRMSSPEVVNWIKGKKLTQNLIERLKTNLYAVQAFLIDAEQKQIKERPVKNWLDSLKDAMYVADDLLDEVFTKAATQKEPGTFLSRFLNLQDRNVANRMEEVIDRIESLVIQKDTLGLREIPKENMSWRITTSLVETSDVCGREEDKEAIVKLLLDDDSVDATGGHSDVSVIPIVGMGGIGKTTLAQFVYQDDKVKENFDFQAWICVSEEFDVFKVTKTIIEAITSSFCSLTDLNLLQHDLKEKLSRKKFFVVLDDVWSESCEDWDKLLKPFQKGVKGSKILITTRSKRVASVVQTVSPYELSLLSEENCWLVFSKHARLSTVSMENPTLRKVGRDLVKKCDGLPLAAQALGGLLRGNSDIKYWNHLLKSEIWELSDDKIKVVPALRISYYYLPSYLKECFVYCSLYPKDYEFSKDELILLWMAENFLQPAGKKTPEEVGDEYFDELTARSFFQPHKIRENKFVMHDLVHDLAMIFAGEFYFRAEELENAVEVDIKTRRLSHNAKGNYPISKLLEVCDRVKHTRTFLEINLNFLIPFKMENAPCILLSKLKYLRALSFNGFPLESLPDSIGELIHLRYLDLCYTRIMTLPDTLCNLYNLQTLKLVGCWKLTALPVITKDLTNLRYLDITQTRLHEMPEGMSKLTSLQVLSRYVVGKREGNKINELGALANLHQTIFIDELENVVNSSEALEARMFDKDGIESLILKWSPDEYENTVDSQIERDILEKLRPHSNLKRLEIYCYRGTTFPDWLGHCSYHNITQITLGSNFWGHFRNCCMLPSLGQLPSLKHLEISMFERLAIVGAEFYRNDESCLETPFPMLETLTFESMPCWEEWRSLEFNAFPRLRELIIMDCPMLRGDLPNQLPSLQSLQIGNCKQLSCCVPRAPAITSLRVEGNNEVRIGELPPLLDKLSINGKHQAESVMEAIAHTQLTCLTSLSISDCSSHVLFPVSSIPASLQKLRILDCKKLEFEMEGQHHSLHKLMIQNSCDSVTSFSLDSFPNLVRVKISKCKKMEYLVVSRSLSCLRSLEIENCGSLKSLQTLWMASPQLEDLILLGCPEIDLSATGDPQRSLRDLTISCYEKQLSCVASQFHGLTYLCIKGENESVKCLPKEGWLPATLEYLRLDSIKSVEMLECKGLAHLTSLQQLSIHFCYNLENIDGEKLPASLLRLTIYGSPLLGKRCEMKDPQVWPKISHIPAIYVDKRWIW, encoded by the coding sequence ATGGCTGCAGAAGCTGTTTTATCTTCCGTTCTTAGTGTTGTTTTCGACAGGATGTCCTCCCCTGAAGTTGTTAACTGGATCAAAGGGAAGAAGCTTACTCAGAACCTGATTGAAAGGTTGAAGACTAATCTCTATGCTGTTCAAGCCTTTCTCATCGATGCTGAGCAGAAGCAGATCAAGGAGAGACCTGTCAAGAACTGGCTTGATAGTCTCAAAGATGCCATGTATGTTGCTGATGACTTGCTCGATGAAGTCTTCACCAAAGCTGCCACTCAGAAGGAACCAGGTACCTTCCTCTCTCGTTTTCTCAATTTGCAAGATAGGAATGTAGCAAACAGGATGGAGGAAGTCATTGATAGGATAGAGTCTCTTGTGATTCAAAAAGACACTCTTGGTCTCAGAGAGATTCCTAAGGAGAACATGTCATGGAGGATCACTACATCTCTAGTTGAAACATCTGATGTATGTGGCAGGGAAGAAGACAAGGAGGCCATAGTAAAACTGTTGTTGGATGATGATAGTGTTGATGCTACTGGTGGTCATAGTGATGTATCTGTGATTCCCATTGTTGGCATGGGTGGAATAGGAAAGACTACTTTGGCTCAATTTGTTTACCAGGATGACAAAGTGAAGGAGAATTTTGACTTTCAAGCTTGGATTTGTGTGTCAGAAGAGTTTGATGTTTTCAAGGTCACCAAGACTATAATCGAGGCAATAACTTCAAGTTTTTGCAGCTTGACGGATTTGAATTTGCTTCAGCATGATTTAAAAGAAAAGTTGTCAAGGAAAAAGTTCTTTGTTGTCTTGGACGATGTATGGAGTGAAAGTTGCGAAGATTGGGATAAGCTtctaaaaccttttcaaaaaggGGTTAAGGGAAGTAAAATTCTCATAACAACCAGAAGTAAAAGAGTGGCTTCTGTGGTGCAAACTGTTTCACCTTATGAACTGAGCTTATTGTCTGAGGAAAATTGTTGGTTAGTGTTTTCAAAACATGCACGTCTCTCAACTGTTTCTATGGAGAATCCGACCTTGAGAAAAGTCGGCAGAGATCTCGTAAAGAAGTGTGATGGATTGCCCTTGGCAGCTCAAGCCCTTGGAGGTTTATTGCGTGGAAATTCTGATATCAAGTATTGGAATCATTTATTGAAGAGTGAGATCTGGGAACTCTCCGATGATAAGATAAAGGTTGTTCCTGCGTTAAGAATCAGTTATTACTATCTTCCTTCATATTTAAAGGAGTGCTTTGTTTATTGTTCTTTGTATCCCAAAGACTATGAGTTTAGCAAAGATGAATTGATATTGCTATGGATGGCAGAGAATTTTTTGCAACCAGCAGGAAAAAAGACTCCAGAAGAAGTTGGTGATGAATATTTTGATGAACTGACTGCGAGATCATTTTTCCAACCTCATAAGATTCGTGAAAACAAGTTTGTGATGCATGATCTGGTGCATGACTTGGCAATGATATTTGCTGGAGAATTCTATTTCAGAGCTGAAGAGCTTGAGAACGCAGTTGAGGTTGATATTAAAACTCGCCGTTTGTCACATAATGCCAAAGGCAATTATCCAATCTCAAAACTTTTGGAAGTTTGTGACCGAGTAAAACATACAAGGACATTTCTTGAAATCAATTTGAATTTCCTGATTCCATTTAAGATGGAAAATGCACCTTGTATCTTGTTGTCAAAGTTGAAGTACCTGAGGGCTTTATCATTCAATGGCTTTCCTCTTGAGTCATTGCCTGATTCAATAGGCGAGTTGATTCATTTGCGTTACTTGGATTTGTGTTACACCCGCATCATGACATTGCCCGATACACTTTGCAACTTGTACAATTTACAAACATTGAAGCTGGTTGGATGTTGGAAACTAACAGCCCTTCCTGTTATCACGAAAGATCTTACAAACTTGCGTTACCTTGATATTACCCAGACTCGTTTGCATGAGATGCCGGAAGGCATGAGCAAATTGACAAGTTTGCAGGTTTTAAGCCGCTATGTTGTTGGGAAGCGTGAAGGGAACAAGATTAATGAATTGGGAGCACTTGCAAATCTACACCAAACAATTTTCATTGACGAATTGGAGAATGTGGTCAATAGCAGCGAAGCTTTGGAGGCAAGAATGTTTGATAAGGATGGCATTGAATCTTTGATCTTGAAGTGGTCGCCAGATGAATATGAGAATACAGTTGATTCCCAAATTGAAAGAGATATACTTGAAAAGTTACGACCTCATAGTAATTTGAAACGACTAGAAATTTATTGTTACAGGGGTACAACATTTCCAGATTGGTTGGGACATTGTTCTTATCACAACATCACCCAAATAACACTGGGCAGTAATTTTTGGGGTCATTTCAGGAATTGTTGTATGCTTCCTTCACTTGGACAGTTGCCCTCTTTGAAGCACCTGGAAATTTCAATGTttgaaaggcttgctattgtgGGGGCTGAGTTTTACCGCAATGATGAATCTTGTCTGGAGACTCCATTTCCAATGCTTGAAACTCTTACATTTGAGTCAATGCCTTGCTGGGAGGAATGGCGTTCATTGGAGTTCAATGCATTTCCTCGACTTAGGGAGCTTATCATAATGGATTGTCCCATGTTGAGAGGAGATTTGCCAAATCAACTACCATCTTTGCAATCACTTCAAATTGGGAATTGCAAGCAGCTCAGTTGTTGTGTTCCAAGAGCTCCTGCGATTACCTCTTTACGCGTAGAAGGAAACAATGAAGTGAGAATTGGGGAGCTACCTCCTTTGCTGGATAAGCTTTCAATTAATGGAAAGCATCAAGCGGAGTCGGTGATGGAGGCCATTGCGCACACCCAACTCACTTGCCTCACATCTTTATCCATCTCAGATTGTTCATCCCACGTATTGTTTCCAGTTAGTAGTATCCCCGCATCACTACAAAAGCTGAGGATATTGGATTGCAAAAAATTAGAATTCGAAATGGAAGGCCAACACCACTCATTGCATAAACTAATGATACAAAACAGCTGTGATTCGGTTACATCCTTCTCGCTGGATTCCTTTCCAAATCTTGTGCGTGTTAAAATCAGCAAGTGTAAAAAGATGGAGTATCTCGTGGTGTCACGCTCTCTTTCATGTCTCCGTTCTTTAGAAATAGAGAATTGTGGGAGTTTGAAATCCCTGCAGACGCTATGGATGGCATCACCTCAGCTAGAAGATCTCATATTACTTGGTTGCCCAGAGATTGATTTGTCGGCTACAGGGGATCCACAGCGTAGCTTGAGAGATCTTACCATCAGCTGCTACGAGAAACAACTCAGCTGTGTAGCATCGCAATTTCATGGGCTTACTTATCTTTGTATTAAAGGTGAAAATGAGAGTGTGAAGTGTCTCCCAAAGGAAG
- the LOC107471567 gene encoding uncharacterized protein LOC107471567 has product MELFTQQKVQRYEEFVDRCLKPDLQRAIDERDKVFEQQKIFADLRRNIENLEKNSVTSLRTLVNLGSEVYLQAEVPKTQHIFVDVGLEFHVEFTWFEALNYIQKREETIAKQIDEYNQSIASIKAQIKLVLEGIRELLQLPAEKSLPERNFLCLLSIIPDHSSLVSFEQL; this is encoded by the exons ATGGAACTCTTTACCCAACAGAAGGTTCAAAGATACGAAGAATTCGTTGATCGTTGCTTGAAACCTGATCTTCAACGCGCTATCGATGAGCG GGACAAGGTCTTTGAACAACAGAAAATTTT TGCTGATTTGCGAAGAAACATTGAAAACCTAGAGAAGAATAGTGTTACCAGTCTAAGAACTCTGGTCAATCTTGGATCCGAGGTGTACTTGCAAGCAGAAGT GCCCAAAACGCAACATATTTTTGTGGATGTAGGGTTGGAATTCCATGTTGAATTTACTTGGTTTGAAGCTTTGAACTACATACAGAAAAGGGAAGAAACAATAGCTAA GCAAATAGATGAGTACAATCAGTCAATCGCATCAATTAAAGCTCAGATCAAGCtg GTTCTCGAAGGGATTCGAGAATTACTACAACTTCCAGCTGAGAAATCATTACCAGAGCGGAATTTTTTATGCTTACTGAGTATAATTCCAGATCATTCATCTTTAGTCTCTTTTGAACAATTGTAA